Proteins encoded in a region of the Gulosibacter sediminis genome:
- a CDS encoding ABC transporter ATP-binding protein, translating to MLLKLLGRYLRPHLPLVIGVLVFQLLQAFAMLYIPTLNADIINNGVAKGDVGYIWQTGGVMLLVAIGQLVCILVATYCSARAAMSVGRDLRRDVFDHVAGFSEREVAEFGAGSLITRSTNDVQQVQMLVFMGALVMVSAPMLAIGGVVMAIRQSIELSWVIAVAVPVLLILMGIIVGRMIPLFGKLQDRLDGINRVMREQLTGIRVVRAFVREDIERRRFGEANDNLADVGRRVGNLFVIVFPGAMLIMEITSVGVVWFGGHLVDAGTIEVGALIAYISYTMQILMGVIMVSFMTTMIPRASVCATRISEVLATDTSLKFPKQGIAQQPTPGRVEFDNVTFAYPGADKPVLSDINFTAEPGQTVAVIGSTGSGKTTLANLIPRLFDVTGGEVRVGGVPVREADASSLWDSIGYVPQRPYLFAGTVASNLEVGLEGASEEDMWWALRVAQADDFVSEMPGQLEASIAQGGTNVSGGQRQRLSIARALIRKPKLLVFDDSFSALDLTTDARLREALWQELPQTTKFVVAQRVSTITEADRIIVLDGGRIVGDGTHEQLLADNPTYQEIVESQLGAEATR from the coding sequence ATGTTGCTTAAATTGCTCGGCAGGTATTTGCGCCCGCACCTGCCGCTCGTCATTGGCGTGCTGGTGTTCCAGTTGCTCCAGGCGTTCGCAATGCTCTACATTCCAACGCTCAACGCCGACATCATCAACAACGGTGTCGCGAAGGGCGACGTTGGCTACATCTGGCAGACGGGCGGCGTGATGCTGCTCGTCGCGATCGGCCAGCTCGTGTGCATCCTCGTCGCGACCTACTGCTCGGCTCGCGCCGCGATGTCGGTCGGCCGCGACCTGCGCCGCGACGTGTTCGACCACGTCGCCGGCTTTTCCGAGCGCGAGGTTGCCGAGTTCGGCGCCGGTTCGCTCATCACCCGCAGCACGAACGACGTGCAGCAGGTACAGATGCTCGTGTTCATGGGCGCCCTCGTCATGGTCTCGGCGCCGATGCTCGCGATCGGCGGCGTCGTCATGGCGATTCGCCAGTCGATCGAGCTCTCGTGGGTCATCGCGGTGGCGGTGCCCGTGCTGCTCATCCTCATGGGCATCATCGTCGGCCGCATGATTCCGCTTTTCGGCAAGCTGCAGGACCGCCTCGACGGCATCAACCGGGTCATGCGTGAGCAGCTCACGGGCATTCGCGTCGTGCGCGCGTTCGTGCGTGAGGACATCGAGCGCCGCCGCTTTGGCGAGGCGAACGACAACCTTGCCGACGTCGGCCGCCGCGTCGGGAACCTCTTCGTCATCGTGTTCCCCGGTGCGATGCTGATTATGGAGATCACCTCGGTCGGCGTCGTTTGGTTCGGCGGGCACCTCGTTGACGCCGGCACCATCGAGGTCGGCGCACTTATCGCCTACATCTCGTACACGATGCAGATCCTCATGGGCGTCATCATGGTGAGCTTCATGACCACGATGATTCCGCGCGCCTCGGTCTGCGCCACTCGCATCAGCGAGGTGCTGGCGACCGACACGTCGCTCAAGTTCCCCAAGCAGGGCATCGCGCAGCAGCCGACGCCGGGTCGCGTCGAGTTCGATAACGTGACGTTCGCGTACCCGGGCGCCGACAAGCCCGTGCTCAGCGACATCAACTTCACCGCTGAGCCCGGCCAGACGGTCGCCGTGATCGGCTCGACCGGCTCGGGCAAGACGACCCTCGCCAACCTCATCCCGCGGTTGTTTGACGTGACGGGCGGCGAGGTGCGCGTCGGTGGTGTGCCGGTGCGCGAGGCCGATGCGTCGAGCCTCTGGGACTCGATCGGTTACGTGCCACAGCGGCCGTACCTCTTTGCCGGCACCGTCGCATCCAACCTCGAGGTGGGTCTCGAGGGCGCGAGCGAAGAGGACATGTGGTGGGCGCTGCGCGTTGCCCAAGCCGACGACTTCGTCAGCGAGATGCCCGGCCAGCTCGAGGCGTCGATCGCCCAGGGCGGCACGAACGTCTCGGGCGGTCAGCGCCAGCGGCTCTCGATCGCCCGCGCGCTGATTCGCAAGCCGAAGCTGCTCGTGTTCGACGACTCATTCTCGGCGCTTGACCTCACGACCGACGCTCGCCTGCGCGAGGCCCTGTGGCAGGAGCTGCCGCAGACGACGAAGTTCGTCGTGGCCCAGCGCGTGTCGACGATTACCGAAGCCGACCGCATCATCGTGCTCGACGGCGGCCGCATCGTCGGTGACGGCACCCACGAGCAGCTGCTCGCGGACAACCCCACGTACCAGGAGATCGTCGAGTCGCAGCTCGGCGCGGAGGCAACTCGATGA
- a CDS encoding helix-turn-helix transcriptional regulator, protein MSEVTARTLRLLDLLQSRSVWSGDELAAELGVTTRSVRRDIDRLRELGYPVLAAAGHGGGYQLGAGRSLPPLLLDQSEAVAMAVSLQLAVTSGIDGLADGAVRAFTKLDQVLPPKLRPEIAAVTESVDVPAPNGPIVDAEVLRVLARAVRDGVRLEFGYTAADGQASERRTEPYRVLAIDRRWYLHAFDVNRDDWRVFRLDRIREPRASTLRFEPRDAPDSLEAVRQARAFQPGEPMQLRILAPLSEVRERMLEWLRGDLEAIDDETTLLTTRGDPRWVAVLATMSPFEFVPLGPPQLAEAVADLATKLGRTHSAASRDNPH, encoded by the coding sequence ATGTCCGAAGTGACCGCCCGAACGCTTCGACTGCTCGACCTCCTGCAGTCGCGTTCGGTGTGGTCGGGCGACGAGCTCGCGGCCGAGCTCGGCGTGACCACCCGCTCGGTTCGGCGCGACATCGACCGTCTGCGCGAGCTCGGGTATCCGGTACTCGCGGCCGCCGGCCACGGCGGCGGGTACCAACTCGGCGCCGGCCGCTCACTCCCGCCCCTCCTGCTCGACCAGAGCGAGGCCGTGGCCATGGCCGTGTCGCTCCAACTCGCGGTAACCTCGGGCATCGACGGCCTCGCCGACGGCGCCGTGCGCGCTTTCACGAAGCTCGACCAGGTGCTCCCACCCAAGCTCCGCCCCGAGATCGCCGCGGTCACCGAGTCGGTTGATGTGCCCGCACCAAACGGGCCGATTGTCGATGCCGAGGTGCTCCGCGTGCTCGCCCGCGCGGTGCGCGATGGCGTGCGCCTCGAGTTTGGCTATACGGCGGCGGATGGGCAGGCGAGCGAACGCCGCACCGAGCCGTACCGTGTGCTCGCGATCGATCGGCGCTGGTACCTCCACGCCTTCGACGTCAACCGCGACGACTGGCGTGTGTTCCGCCTCGACCGCATCCGCGAGCCGCGCGCATCCACGCTTCGCTTCGAACCCCGAGACGCACCCGACTCGCTCGAGGCAGTGCGGCAGGCGCGCGCCTTCCAACCCGGCGAGCCCATGCAGCTGCGCATCCTTGCTCCGCTGTCTGAGGTGCGCGAACGGATGCTCGAGTGGCTCCGCGGCGACCTCGAGGCTATCGACGACGAGACGACGCTGCTCACCACGCGCGGCGATCCCCGCTGGGTCGCGGTGCTCGCGACGATGAGCCCATTCGAATTTGTGCCCCTCGGCCCGCCACAACTCGCCGAGGCGGTCGCCGATCTCGCGACGAAACTCGGCCGAACCCACAGCGCCGCCAGCCGCGACAACCCGCACTAG
- a CDS encoding acetyl/propionyl/methylcrotonyl-CoA carboxylase subunit alpha, translating to MPRIEKLLIANRGEIAVRIIRAARDYGIPSVAVYADQDREAPHARLADEAYALRGATGAETYLVIEKLLSVARRSGANAVHPGYGFLSENADFARAVIDAGLIWIGPSPEAIEALGDKVTARHVAESVGAPLAPGTLEPVQGASEVVDFAREVGFPVAIKAAYGGGGRGLKIVREESEIADAFDSATREAVAAFGRGECFVEKFLDQPRHVETQCLADAHGNVVVVSTRDCSLQRRNQKLVEEAPAPFLTDAQREQMYSASKAILKHVGYQGAGTCEFLLANDGTVAFLEVNTRLQVEHPVSEEITGIDLVREQFRIAEGAELGYDDPVSTKHSFEFRINGEDPGRNFLPAPGKISTYEAPTGPGVRVDSGVRQGDTVSGAFDSMIAKLIVTGATREEALERSRRALDEFVVAGMPTVIPFHRDVVRQPAFTAENGEFGVYTRWIETDYDNQFEPWDGEAEELEHPGARREVVVEVNDKRIEVSLPERLVISAGIEHGGVGRNMAGHAPRRRSRGTVETASGNDVTSPMQATIVKFAVEEGQRVVKGDLLVVLEAMKMEQPISSTRDGVVRGITGETGQTISSGTKLLSVEDE from the coding sequence ATGCCTCGCATTGAGAAACTCCTGATCGCCAACCGCGGCGAGATTGCTGTCCGGATCATTCGCGCCGCCCGCGACTACGGCATCCCCTCGGTCGCCGTCTACGCCGACCAGGATCGCGAGGCCCCGCACGCCCGGCTCGCAGACGAGGCGTACGCGCTTCGTGGTGCCACAGGTGCCGAGACCTACCTCGTCATCGAGAAGCTGCTCTCTGTGGCGCGCCGCTCGGGTGCGAACGCCGTGCACCCGGGCTACGGCTTCCTCTCTGAGAACGCCGACTTCGCGCGTGCGGTCATCGACGCGGGCCTGATCTGGATCGGCCCGTCGCCCGAGGCGATCGAGGCCCTCGGCGACAAGGTGACCGCGCGTCACGTGGCCGAGTCGGTCGGCGCGCCCCTCGCGCCCGGCACGCTCGAACCGGTGCAGGGGGCGTCCGAGGTCGTCGACTTCGCGCGCGAGGTGGGCTTCCCGGTCGCCATCAAGGCGGCCTACGGCGGCGGCGGGCGCGGCCTCAAGATCGTGCGTGAGGAGTCGGAGATCGCCGACGCGTTCGATTCGGCCACGCGCGAGGCGGTCGCTGCATTCGGCCGCGGCGAGTGCTTCGTTGAAAAGTTCCTCGACCAGCCGCGCCACGTCGAGACGCAGTGCCTCGCGGATGCGCACGGCAACGTCGTCGTCGTGTCGACGCGCGACTGCTCGCTGCAGCGCCGCAACCAGAAGCTCGTCGAGGAGGCGCCCGCGCCGTTCCTCACCGATGCGCAGCGCGAACAGATGTACTCGGCGTCGAAGGCGATCCTCAAGCACGTCGGCTACCAGGGCGCCGGCACCTGCGAGTTCCTGCTCGCGAACGACGGCACCGTCGCGTTCCTCGAGGTGAACACGCGCCTCCAGGTCGAGCACCCTGTCTCGGAGGAGATCACCGGCATCGACCTCGTGCGCGAACAGTTCCGCATCGCCGAGGGCGCCGAACTCGGCTACGACGACCCGGTGTCGACGAAGCACTCGTTCGAGTTCCGCATCAACGGTGAAGACCCGGGTCGCAACTTCCTGCCCGCGCCCGGCAAGATTTCAACCTACGAGGCCCCGACCGGCCCCGGTGTGCGCGTCGACTCGGGCGTCCGCCAGGGCGACACCGTCTCGGGTGCCTTCGACTCGATGATCGCGAAGCTCATCGTCACGGGCGCCACCCGCGAGGAGGCGCTCGAGCGTTCGCGCCGCGCCCTCGACGAGTTCGTCGTCGCCGGCATGCCGACCGTCATCCCGTTCCACCGCGACGTCGTACGCCAGCCGGCGTTTACCGCCGAGAACGGTGAGTTCGGTGTCTACACGCGCTGGATCGAGACCGACTACGACAACCAGTTCGAGCCGTGGGACGGCGAGGCCGAGGAGCTTGAGCACCCGGGTGCGCGCCGCGAGGTTGTCGTCGAGGTGAACGACAAGCGCATCGAGGTCTCGCTGCCCGAGCGCCTCGTCATCTCGGCTGGCATCGAACACGGTGGCGTCGGCCGCAACATGGCCGGCCACGCGCCCCGCCGCCGCTCGCGCGGAACCGTCGAAACCGCATCCGGCAACGACGTCACGTCGCCGATGCAGGCCACCATCGTGAAGTTCGCCGTCGAAGAGGGCCAGCGCGTCGTCAAGGGCGACCTGCTCGTTGTGCTCGAGGCGATGAAGATGGAGCAGCCGATCTCGTCGACGCGCGACGGGGTCGTGCGCGGCATCACTGGCGAGACCGGCCAGACCATCAGCTCGGGCACGAAGCTGCTCTCGGTCGAAGACGAGTAG
- a CDS encoding GntR family transcriptional regulator translates to MEFSTASPIWVQLVAEFSRRIVVGEWQPGSRVPGVREIAAEVGVNPNTAQRALAELERADLARSERTSGRFITDDLARIDALRADLARDATDIYISRVRGLGMHLSQAADIIKQRWDDPNVHSDHAAHTRTGGQ, encoded by the coding sequence ATGGAGTTCAGCACCGCCTCCCCCATCTGGGTGCAGCTCGTCGCCGAGTTCTCCCGGCGCATCGTCGTCGGCGAGTGGCAGCCAGGCTCGCGCGTTCCCGGAGTGCGCGAGATTGCCGCCGAAGTCGGCGTCAACCCCAACACCGCCCAGCGCGCGCTCGCCGAGCTCGAGCGTGCCGACCTCGCCCGTTCCGAACGCACGAGCGGCCGATTCATCACCGACGACCTCGCCCGCATCGACGCCCTGCGCGCCGATCTCGCCCGCGACGCGACCGATATCTACATCTCCAGGGTCCGCGGTCTGGGGATGCACCTCAGCCAGGCCGCCGACATCATCAAACAACGATGGGACGACCCAAATGTCCATTCTGACCACGCCGCACACACCCGCACGGGAGGGCAGTGA
- a CDS encoding ABC transporter ATP-binding protein, translating into MTTPAIQIQHLNKIYGKTSALNDLSLELAPGRIVGLLGENGCGKTTLLKILAGLIADYRGDVSIFGHKPGPASKALVSFLPDASFLPQDARVAHCIRLYRDFFTDFDEAKARDLIGFFGLDERMRLKQMSKGMREKVQVALTMSRRAKLYLLDEPISGVDPAAREVILNGILRNLDEDSMLLIATHLIHDLEPILDSVVMMRHGNVVLQGDADDLRAEHNLSLDALFRETYR; encoded by the coding sequence ATGACCACCCCGGCAATCCAGATCCAGCACCTCAACAAGATCTACGGCAAGACCTCGGCACTGAACGACCTCAGCCTCGAACTCGCACCGGGCCGCATCGTCGGCCTGCTCGGCGAGAACGGTTGCGGCAAGACAACGCTGCTCAAGATCCTCGCCGGTCTCATCGCCGACTACCGCGGCGACGTGAGCATCTTCGGTCACAAGCCGGGCCCTGCGTCGAAGGCGCTCGTCTCGTTCCTGCCCGACGCGAGCTTCCTGCCGCAGGACGCCCGCGTGGCCCACTGCATCCGCCTCTACCGCGACTTCTTCACCGACTTCGACGAGGCGAAGGCCCGCGACCTCATCGGCTTCTTCGGCCTCGACGAGCGCATGCGCCTCAAGCAGATGTCGAAGGGGATGCGCGAAAAGGTGCAGGTCGCGCTCACCATGTCTCGTCGCGCCAAGCTCTACCTGCTCGACGAGCCGATCAGCGGCGTCGACCCGGCCGCCCGGGAGGTGATCTTGAACGGCATCCTCCGCAACCTCGACGAGGACTCGATGCTGCTCATCGCCACCCACCTCATTCACGACCTCGAGCCCATTCTCGACAGCGTCGTCATGATGCGCCACGGCAACGTCGTGCTGCAGGGCGACGCCGACGACCTCCGCGCCGAACACAACCTGAGCCTCGACGCACTGTTTAGGGAGACGTACCGATGA
- a CDS encoding aspartate aminotransferase family protein: MGKPINFERVEELAKVEGEKLNERTQESKNYYANASKHLAGGVASSYQLHDPWPIYVEKGDGPRVWDVDGNEYYDFHNGFGSMVQGHSHPAIGKAVIDRYPLGTHFAAPTEDAIVVGDELARRFGLPKWRYTNSGSESTMDAIRIARALTGRDTVMKIFGSYHGHHDTVMVDIGWIDEQEIGPRDNYASIPYGAGVPQATVDMTVAVPFNDAETMEKRIQALDAEGRKPACVIMEAAMMNLGVVLPEDGYLQAVRDITKKYGIILIFDEVKTGICIAPGGATEKFGVRPDMVTLAKALGGGLPAGAIGMTEEVATVVEDGSVYQVGTYNGNPLTLAAARASLLEVMTDDAYAHLAHLNDRIIAGCDDVIKRYELDAYTVGIGSKGCVVFSDHKVTDYETYMANAKTGGKLADLAWLFNMNRGIFMTPGREEEWTLSVTHDDAAIDAYVEAFDQLAAAIRS, translated from the coding sequence GTGGGAAAGCCCATTAATTTTGAACGTGTCGAAGAACTCGCCAAGGTTGAAGGCGAGAAGCTGAACGAGCGGACGCAGGAGTCGAAGAACTACTACGCCAACGCGAGCAAGCACCTCGCGGGCGGCGTCGCCTCGTCGTACCAGCTGCACGACCCGTGGCCCATCTACGTCGAGAAGGGCGATGGCCCGCGCGTGTGGGACGTCGACGGCAACGAGTACTACGACTTCCACAACGGCTTCGGTTCGATGGTGCAGGGCCACTCGCACCCCGCGATCGGCAAGGCCGTCATCGACCGCTACCCGCTCGGCACGCACTTCGCCGCGCCCACCGAAGATGCGATTGTCGTCGGTGACGAGCTCGCTCGCCGCTTCGGCCTGCCCAAGTGGCGCTACACGAACTCGGGTTCGGAATCGACGATGGACGCGATCCGCATCGCTCGCGCCCTCACCGGCCGCGACACCGTCATGAAGATCTTCGGCTCGTACCACGGCCACCACGACACCGTGATGGTCGACATCGGGTGGATCGACGAGCAGGAGATCGGCCCACGCGACAACTACGCGTCGATTCCCTACGGTGCTGGTGTGCCGCAGGCGACCGTCGACATGACCGTCGCCGTCCCGTTCAACGACGCGGAGACCATGGAGAAGCGCATCCAGGCGCTCGACGCCGAGGGCCGCAAGCCCGCCTGCGTCATCATGGAAGCCGCGATGATGAACCTCGGCGTTGTGCTGCCTGAGGACGGCTACCTCCAGGCCGTGCGCGACATCACGAAGAAGTACGGCATCATCCTCATCTTCGACGAGGTCAAGACCGGTATCTGCATCGCGCCCGGTGGCGCGACCGAGAAGTTCGGCGTGCGGCCCGACATGGTCACCCTCGCCAAGGCGCTCGGTGGTGGCCTGCCTGCCGGTGCGATCGGCATGACCGAAGAGGTCGCGACCGTGGTCGAGGACGGCTCGGTGTACCAGGTGGGTACCTATAACGGCAACCCGCTGACGCTCGCCGCCGCGCGTGCCTCGCTGCTCGAGGTCATGACCGACGACGCGTACGCGCACCTCGCGCACCTCAACGACCGCATCATCGCGGGCTGCGACGACGTCATCAAGCGCTACGAGCTCGACGCCTACACCGTGGGTATCGGCTCGAAGGGCTGCGTCGTGTTCAGCGACCACAAGGTCACCGACTACGAGACCTACATGGCCAACGCGAAGACCGGCGGCAAGCTCGCCGACCTCGCCTGGCTGTTCAACATGAACCGCGGCATCTTCATGACCCCGGGTCGTGAAGAGGAGTGGACGCTCTCGGTCACCCACGACGACGCGGCGATCGACGCGTACGTCGAGGCCTTCGACCAGCTCGCGGCCGCGATCCGCAGCTAG
- a CDS encoding NAD(P)H-quinone dehydrogenase: MGALAAERHRIVVIGGGPGGYESAIAGAQLGADVTLVERVGVGGSAVLTDVVPSKTLIATAEAATQVQSSDELGLQYFVRDDADNPRRPEMAVNLGKLNQRILRLAQNQSDDMRLNLKDRGVRIVEGLGRIAAPGVVSVSTGENGQEFDRIEYDTLVVSVGASPRELPTAKPDGDRILTWKQLYNLQETPEHLIVVGSGVTGAEFASAYRALGIKVTLVSSRDRVLPGEDKDAADVIEEVFKRNGMNVLSKTRAESVVVDGDEVVVTLSDGAEVRGSHCLMAVGSVPNTNGLGLERAGVKTTDSGHIIVNRVAGTSVPNIYAAGDCTNFFPLASVASTQGRTAVFHALGDEVHPITLRNVASNVFTYPEIATVGWQEKDIEEGKRTGRVYKLDLAQNPRAKMQGFRDGFVKLIAGNNLGTIVGGVVVAPRASELLLALSIAIEQRVTVDEFASSWAVYPSLSGSMVDAARDMHVRDA; this comes from the coding sequence ATGGGTGCGCTAGCTGCAGAACGTCATCGGATTGTTGTCATTGGTGGAGGGCCTGGCGGCTACGAGTCGGCGATCGCCGGCGCGCAGCTCGGGGCTGATGTCACGCTCGTCGAGCGGGTCGGCGTGGGCGGTTCGGCGGTGTTGACCGACGTCGTGCCGTCGAAGACCCTCATCGCGACCGCCGAGGCGGCGACGCAGGTGCAGTCGTCCGACGAGCTCGGCCTGCAGTATTTTGTGCGCGACGACGCCGATAACCCGCGCCGCCCGGAAATGGCGGTCAACCTCGGCAAGCTGAACCAGCGCATCCTGCGCCTCGCGCAGAACCAGTCGGACGACATGCGCCTCAACCTCAAGGACCGAGGGGTGCGCATCGTCGAGGGCCTCGGCCGCATTGCCGCACCCGGCGTTGTCAGCGTCAGCACCGGCGAGAACGGCCAGGAATTCGACCGCATCGAGTACGACACCCTGGTCGTGTCGGTCGGCGCGAGCCCGCGCGAACTGCCGACGGCGAAGCCTGACGGCGACCGCATCCTCACCTGGAAGCAGCTCTACAACCTGCAGGAGACCCCCGAGCACCTCATCGTGGTCGGCTCGGGTGTTACCGGCGCCGAGTTCGCCTCGGCATACCGCGCGCTCGGCATCAAGGTCACCCTCGTCTCGAGCCGCGACCGCGTGCTCCCCGGCGAGGACAAGGATGCGGCCGACGTCATCGAGGAGGTCTTCAAGCGCAACGGCATGAACGTGCTCTCGAAGACCCGCGCCGAATCGGTCGTCGTCGATGGCGACGAGGTCGTGGTCACGCTCTCGGACGGCGCCGAGGTGCGCGGCTCGCACTGCCTTATGGCGGTTGGCTCGGTGCCGAACACGAATGGCCTCGGCCTCGAGCGCGCGGGCGTGAAGACAACCGATTCGGGCCACATCATCGTCAACCGCGTCGCCGGTACGAGCGTGCCGAATATCTACGCCGCGGGCGATTGCACGAACTTCTTCCCCCTCGCCTCGGTCGCCTCGACGCAGGGCCGCACGGCCGTGTTCCACGCGCTCGGCGACGAGGTGCACCCGATCACGCTGCGCAATGTGGCTTCGAACGTCTTCACCTACCCCGAGATTGCCACCGTGGGCTGGCAGGAGAAAGACATCGAGGAGGGCAAGCGCACCGGCCGCGTCTACAAGCTCGACCTCGCGCAGAACCCGCGCGCGAAGATGCAGGGTTTCCGCGACGGCTTCGTCAAGCTCATTGCGGGCAACAACCTCGGCACGATCGTCGGCGGCGTGGTTGTCGCGCCGCGCGCATCCGAGCTGCTGCTCGCGCTCTCGATCGCGATCGAGCAGCGCGTGACCGTCGACGAGTTCGCCTCGTCGTGGGCCGTCTACCCGTCGCTCTCGGGATCGATGGTGGATGCGGCGCGCGACATGCACGTGCGCGACGCGTAA
- a CDS encoding purine-nucleoside phosphorylase: MAELTNNDAQFAHPLDDPAARPVDVAAEAARVIAERSGVAHHDIALTLGSGWGKAADALGETVATLAADEVPGFSKPALAGHVGTIRSVRLESGHHALIIGARTHFYEGHGVRRVVHSVRTAAATGAKIMVLTNGAGGLNPAWAPGTPVIIGDHINLTAASPLEGATFIDLTDLYSERLRTIVHGVEKLDEGVYVQFRGPHYETPAEVKMAGAIGGDIVGMSTALEAIAAREAGMEVLGMSLITNPAAGISPDPLSHEEVIAAGKAAESHLATLLADAVKRILVADDAGAGA; the protein is encoded by the coding sequence ATGGCTGAACTGACCAACAACGACGCCCAGTTCGCGCATCCGCTCGACGACCCAGCCGCCCGCCCGGTCGACGTTGCTGCCGAAGCCGCGCGCGTCATCGCAGAACGCAGTGGGGTTGCCCACCACGACATCGCTCTCACGCTCGGCTCCGGCTGGGGCAAGGCGGCCGATGCCCTGGGCGAGACCGTCGCGACGCTGGCCGCTGACGAGGTGCCCGGCTTCTCGAAGCCCGCGCTCGCCGGCCACGTCGGCACCATCCGCTCGGTGCGCCTCGAGTCGGGCCACCACGCGCTGATCATCGGCGCGCGTACGCACTTCTACGAAGGCCACGGCGTACGCCGCGTCGTGCACTCGGTGCGCACCGCGGCCGCAACCGGCGCGAAGATCATGGTGCTCACGAACGGCGCGGGCGGGCTCAACCCGGCCTGGGCGCCCGGCACCCCCGTGATCATCGGCGACCACATCAACCTCACCGCCGCGTCGCCGCTCGAGGGCGCGACGTTCATCGACCTCACCGATCTCTACTCCGAGCGCCTGCGCACGATCGTGCACGGCGTCGAGAAGCTCGACGAGGGCGTCTACGTGCAGTTTCGCGGCCCGCACTACGAGACGCCGGCCGAGGTAAAGATGGCCGGCGCCATCGGCGGCGACATCGTCGGCATGTCGACCGCGCTCGAGGCCATCGCCGCGCGCGAGGCGGGTATGGAGGTGCTCGGCATGTCGCTCATCACGAACCCCGCCGCGGGTATCTCGCCCGACCCGCTCAGCCACGAGGAGGTCATTGCCGCTGGCAAGGCCGCCGAGTCGCACCTCGCGACCCTGCTCGCCGACGCGGTCAAGCGCATCCTCGTCGCCGACGACGCGGGAGCGGGCGCATGA